The following are encoded in a window of Sutcliffiella horikoshii genomic DNA:
- a CDS encoding DUF3055 domain-containing protein — MGEKFFLYDDTVDTKTRFVSFMGENSRFDLAIVKSDRYYGKSLVLDIQGNRFAIIGSDDLDEPGYLEHAYQLSEEDAAELRSFLYEVV; from the coding sequence ATGGGAGAAAAATTCTTTTTATATGATGATACAGTCGATACCAAAACCCGTTTTGTTAGCTTTATGGGGGAGAACAGCCGCTTTGATTTGGCAATAGTCAAATCTGATCGCTATTATGGAAAAAGTCTTGTACTTGATATACAGGGCAACCGTTTTGCCATCATCGGCAGTGATGATTTGGACGAGCCAGGCTATCTTGAACATGCATATCAGTTATCTGAAGAAGATGCAGCAGAATTGCGCTCTTTTTTATATGAGGTAGTCTAA
- a CDS encoding YuzB family protein, giving the protein MKPIIEFCISNLASGSQKAREVLEKDPNLDIVEYGCLGYCGKCFDTLFALVNGDVVAGESPEQLVDNIYIYLEENPMF; this is encoded by the coding sequence GTGAAGCCAATCATCGAATTTTGTATTAGCAATTTAGCCAGTGGTTCGCAAAAGGCGAGAGAAGTGTTGGAAAAGGATCCAAATCTGGATATTGTAGAGTACGGTTGCCTAGGTTATTGTGGCAAATGCTTTGACACACTTTTCGCCCTCGTCAACGGAGATGTTGTGGCGGGAGAGTCACCCGAACAACTGGTAGACAACATATATATTTATTTGGAAGAAAACCCGATGTTTTAA
- a CDS encoding 2-hydroxyacid dehydrogenase produces the protein MTRPYVFITRKLKEELFAPLMEIADVKMWESESEAVPREMLLREAQKATALLTMLSDKVNEELLESAPNLKVVANLAVGYDNIDVKAASDRGVTVCNTPDVLTETTADLTLALMLATARRITESQEFVKEGRWQSWSPYLLAGADVHHKTIGIVGMGKIGQAVARRAMGFGMEILYHNRSRHIEAEQELGAAYRSFEQLLEQSDFVVCLTPLTDATRHLFNDDAFKRMKESAFLINVGRGQVVDEKALIAALHQNEIAGAGLDVFYEEPIGADHPLLHFPQVVTIPHIGSASVETRTMMIKLCQDNIVAVLQGNKAKTIVS, from the coding sequence ATGACAAGGCCGTACGTGTTTATTACAAGAAAACTTAAAGAAGAATTATTCGCTCCGCTTATGGAAATTGCGGATGTAAAGATGTGGGAGAGTGAAAGCGAGGCGGTTCCAAGGGAGATGTTGTTAAGAGAAGCTCAAAAAGCCACAGCTCTTTTGACGATGCTCTCAGATAAAGTGAATGAAGAACTGTTAGAGAGCGCCCCGAACCTGAAGGTAGTGGCAAACCTTGCAGTAGGATATGACAATATCGACGTGAAGGCAGCTTCAGATAGAGGTGTGACTGTTTGCAACACACCTGATGTGTTGACCGAAACAACCGCAGATCTTACCTTGGCATTGATGCTTGCCACGGCAAGAAGAATAACGGAGTCTCAAGAATTTGTAAAAGAGGGGCGCTGGCAGAGCTGGAGTCCCTACCTGCTTGCAGGAGCCGATGTGCATCATAAAACAATCGGTATTGTCGGCATGGGTAAAATAGGACAAGCCGTTGCTAGGCGGGCAATGGGGTTTGGTATGGAGATTCTCTATCATAATAGAAGCCGCCATATAGAAGCTGAACAGGAGCTTGGGGCGGCGTACCGCAGCTTTGAACAGTTGTTAGAGCAATCCGATTTTGTTGTCTGCTTAACTCCTTTAACAGACGCAACAAGGCATCTGTTCAATGATGACGCGTTCAAGCGCATGAAGGAATCTGCATTCCTTATAAATGTAGGAAGAGGGCAAGTGGTGGATGAGAAAGCACTCATCGCCGCATTACATCAAAATGAAATTGCCGGAGCGGGTCTGGACGTTTTCTATGAGGAACCAATTGGAGCGGACCATCCATTGCTTCATTTTCCACAGGTAGTGACAATCCCTCACATAGGAAGTGCAAGTGTAGAAACAAGGACAATGATGATAAAACTATGCCAAGATAATATAGTTGCGGTACTGCAAGGAAACAAAGCAAAAACAATAGTCAGCTGA
- a CDS encoding NAD(P)/FAD-dependent oxidoreductase, translating into MKKLVVLGAGYGGMRILHRLLPNQLPSDTEIVLVDRAPYHSLKTEFYALAAGTISDHHVRVTFPEHERLSVKYGEVAKVDMDGKVVHFEDQSTLTFDDLIIGLGCEDKYHDIPGAEEYTYSIQTINKSRKAYQALNDLPANKVVAIVGGGLSGVEIASELRESRPDLTIKLFDRGSIILSSFPERLSKYVQNWFETHGVEVVNGSNITRVEENTLYNHDEPVHCDVIVWTAGIQPNKVVRELDVEKDGQGRVVLTKQHNIPGHENVYVVGDCASLPHAPSAQLAEGQAEQIVQVLLKRWNGETPPEEFPAIKLKGVLGSLGKKHGFGLVNERPLTGRVARLLKSGILWMYKYHNG; encoded by the coding sequence ATGAAAAAACTTGTTGTGCTTGGCGCAGGCTACGGCGGAATGCGTATTTTACACCGACTTCTTCCTAATCAATTACCATCTGACACTGAAATTGTATTGGTAGACAGAGCTCCATATCATAGTTTGAAAACGGAATTCTATGCGTTGGCTGCGGGAACGATTTCAGACCATCATGTGCGTGTCACATTCCCAGAACACGAAAGACTATCTGTAAAATACGGCGAAGTTGCCAAAGTTGATATGGACGGCAAAGTGGTACACTTTGAAGATCAGAGTACTCTTACCTTTGATGATTTAATTATCGGTCTTGGCTGTGAGGACAAATACCATGATATTCCTGGTGCAGAGGAATACACGTATAGCATTCAGACAATTAATAAGTCCAGAAAGGCTTACCAAGCTTTAAACGACCTACCTGCTAATAAGGTGGTTGCTATTGTCGGTGGTGGTTTAAGCGGGGTTGAGATTGCAAGTGAACTTCGTGAAAGCCGACCGGACTTGACCATTAAACTATTCGACCGCGGTAGCATCATTCTTTCTAGCTTCCCTGAAAGACTTAGTAAATACGTACAAAACTGGTTTGAAACACATGGGGTGGAAGTAGTGAACGGCTCTAACATCACTCGTGTAGAGGAAAATACTCTTTACAATCACGACGAACCGGTACATTGTGATGTGATCGTTTGGACTGCCGGAATTCAGCCAAACAAAGTAGTACGTGAATTAGATGTAGAAAAAGATGGACAAGGCCGTGTGGTCCTGACAAAACAGCACAACATACCTGGACATGAAAATGTTTATGTGGTTGGGGATTGTGCAAGCCTCCCTCACGCACCTAGTGCACAATTGGCAGAAGGACAAGCAGAACAGATTGTCCAAGTATTATTGAAACGATGGAACGGTGAAACCCCACCTGAAGAATTCCCGGCAATTAAGCTAAAAGGAGTCTTGGGCTCACTTGGCAAAAAGCATGGATTTGGATTGGTAAATGAAAGACCGTTAACTGGCCGCGTGGCACGATTATTGAAATCCGGTATTCTTTGGATGTATAAATACCATAATGGATAA
- a CDS encoding DUF86 domain-containing protein translates to MYFVDREKIEQTLLYIEENITLYQEHASWNSSIEKKALERVAVAIIEGILDVGNAMIDGFIMRDPGSYEDIIDILEDEKVVTGDMAKQLKNLVRLRKTLVQDYLLIRHEEVEACLAEVQETVVGFCGAVRIYLENELGPVSAFRN, encoded by the coding sequence ATGTACTTTGTGGATCGAGAAAAAATTGAGCAGACTTTACTTTATATTGAAGAAAATATTACATTGTATCAAGAGCATGCCTCATGGAATTCCTCCATTGAAAAGAAGGCTCTTGAACGTGTTGCAGTAGCAATCATTGAGGGCATATTGGATGTCGGAAATGCCATGATTGACGGTTTTATCATGCGGGACCCTGGCAGCTATGAGGACATCATAGACATTCTCGAAGATGAAAAAGTAGTAACAGGTGACATGGCTAAACAGTTAAAAAACCTTGTGCGACTTCGTAAAACACTAGTGCAAGACTATCTACTTATCCGTCATGAAGAGGTAGAAGCGTGTTTGGCGGAAGTGCAGGAAACCGTTGTTGGATTCTGTGGTGCTGTCCGCATTTATTTGGAAAATGAATTAGGGCCTGTTTCGGCTTTTAGAAATTAA
- a CDS encoding homoserine dehydrogenase: MKVISVGLLGLGTVGCGVVKIVEGHQDKLMHQVGCPVRVKKALVKDLHKERLVDLNPELLTLHAEEVLDDPEIDVVIEVMGGVEETRHHILRALHNKKHVVTANKDLMAVYGSELLAAAAQNNCDLFYEASVAGGIPILRGLVDGLASDRITKMMGIVNGTTNFILTKMNNEGSSYEEVLKEAQKLGFAEADPTADVEGIDAARKMAILSTLGFSMNIELKDVQVKGISSVSEEDLNYSKKLGYTMKLIGIAHREKEKVEVSVQPTLLPQAHPLASVQNEYNAVYVYGEAVGETMFYGPGAGSLPTATAVVSDLVGVMKNMRLGVNGKSMVSPQFQTTLKEKEEIQAKHFLRVHVQDEVGVLSHITNLFSQKGVSFEKILQLPLKEEALAEVVVVTHHASLERYDNLLQELADMQYVKEIKSSYRVEGEVAV, translated from the coding sequence GTGAAGGTGATTTCGGTTGGTTTATTGGGGTTGGGTACGGTTGGTTGTGGTGTGGTGAAGATTGTGGAGGGGCATCAGGATAAGTTGATGCATCAGGTTGGTTGTCCGGTTCGGGTGAAGAAGGCGCTTGTGAAGGATTTGCATAAGGAGCGGTTGGTGGATTTGAATCCTGAGTTGTTGACCCTACATGCGGAGGAGGTTCTCGACGATCCGGAGATTGATGTGGTCATTGAGGTAATGGGGGGAGTCGAAGAGACTCGTCATCATATTTTAAGGGCACTTCATAATAAGAAACATGTTGTTACTGCAAATAAAGACCTGATGGCCGTATACGGATCAGAACTGTTAGCGGCGGCGGCTCAGAACAATTGCGACCTGTTTTATGAAGCGAGCGTGGCAGGAGGCATTCCGATCCTCAGAGGTTTGGTTGATGGGCTTGCCTCAGACAGAATCACGAAAATGATGGGAATTGTAAATGGAACGACCAATTTCATCCTGACAAAAATGAACAATGAGGGTTCCTCTTATGAAGAAGTGCTCAAAGAAGCGCAAAAACTTGGATTTGCCGAAGCCGATCCAACCGCAGACGTAGAAGGAATAGATGCGGCAAGAAAAATGGCCATCCTCTCCACGCTAGGGTTTTCGATGAATATCGAACTCAAAGATGTTCAAGTGAAAGGAATCAGTTCCGTTTCAGAAGAAGATTTGAACTATAGCAAAAAACTTGGCTATACAATGAAACTGATTGGCATTGCCCATCGTGAAAAGGAAAAGGTTGAGGTCAGCGTTCAGCCTACACTTCTCCCGCAAGCACACCCATTGGCAAGTGTGCAAAACGAATACAATGCGGTGTATGTGTACGGTGAAGCGGTAGGAGAAACGATGTTTTACGGTCCAGGCGCAGGCAGCTTGCCTACAGCAACAGCGGTTGTATCCGACCTTGTGGGAGTCATGAAAAACATGCGTCTTGGCGTGAATGGTAAAAGCATGGTTTCCCCGCAATTCCAAACAACACTCAAAGAAAAAGAAGAAATTCAGGCAAAGCATTTCCTCCGTGTACATGTACAGGATGAAGTAGGAGTACTCTCACATATTACGAATCTATTTTCGCAAAAAGGAGTCAGTTTTGAAAAAATTCTCCAGCTGCCATTAAAAGAAGAAGCGTTGGCAGAAGTGGTGGTAGTGACACATCACGCCTCATTAGAGCGCTATGACAATCTCCTTCAAGAGCTGGCAGATATGCAATATGTGAAAGAAATCAAAAGCAGTTATCGGGTGGAAGGGGAAGTCGCGGTATGA
- a CDS encoding phosphatidylglycerophosphatase A family protein, translated as MDDVEKKARELLEERGVTMDDIAELVYFLQSKYHPALERSECLENVDRVLSKREVQNTVLTAIELDILAEQGKIQEPLLRILRDDEGLYGVDEVLALSIVNVYGSIGFTNYGYIDKLKPGILEHLNDKSSGKVHTFLDDIVGAIAAAASSRLAHRAANTE; from the coding sequence ATGGATGATGTGGAGAAGAAGGCGCGGGAGTTGTTGGAGGAGCGTGGGGTGACGATGGATGATATTGCGGAGTTGGTGTATTTCTTGCAGTCGAAGTACCATCCTGCCCTTGAGCGTTCTGAGTGTCTGGAGAATGTGGACCGTGTTCTTTCTAAGCGTGAAGTTCAAAATACCGTTCTTACAGCTATTGAATTAGATATACTGGCTGAACAAGGCAAAATTCAAGAGCCTCTCTTAAGAATACTGCGTGATGATGAAGGATTGTATGGGGTAGATGAGGTTTTGGCATTATCCATTGTAAACGTTTATGGCTCCATCGGCTTCACCAACTACGGGTATATCGACAAACTAAAACCAGGCATACTCGAACATCTTAATGACAAAAGCTCCGGAAAAGTTCATACCTTCCTTGATGATATCGTCGGAGCCATCGCTGCCGCAGCATCAAGCCGTTTAGCACATAGAGCAGCAAATACCGAATGA
- the thrC gene encoding threonine synthase, which yields MWRGLVKEYSRYLPVTEQTPNVSLQEGHTPLLFLENLSERLGVELHVKVEGANPTGSFKDRGMALAVAKAKEEGSTTVVCASTGNTSASAAAYAARAGMKCIVVIPDGKIAQGKLAQAVMYGAEIYSLDGNFDEALQMVKQLSEELPITLVNSLNPYRIEGQKTAAFEVCDQLGKAPDVLALPVGNAGNITAYWRGFQEYHQDRGTGLPEMRGFEAEGAAAIVQNRIIPNPETIATAIRIGNPASWEHAVRAAEDSKGKIDFVTDEEMLYAYKLLAQTEGVFAEPASSASVAGVIKQLNSGDLAKGKQVVAVLTGNGLKDPVTATTNANVNVQKIPNDYSLLLKSFEGVTV from the coding sequence ATGTGGAGAGGACTAGTCAAGGAATATAGCAGATACCTACCAGTCACTGAACAAACACCAAACGTTTCCCTCCAGGAAGGGCATACGCCATTGCTTTTCCTCGAGAACCTTTCTGAAAGGTTGGGAGTGGAGCTACATGTTAAGGTGGAGGGAGCAAACCCAACCGGCTCCTTCAAGGACAGAGGAATGGCTCTGGCAGTGGCGAAGGCAAAAGAAGAGGGAAGTACAACAGTTGTCTGTGCCTCTACAGGCAACACTTCAGCATCTGCGGCTGCCTATGCAGCAAGAGCTGGAATGAAGTGCATTGTCGTTATTCCCGACGGTAAAATCGCGCAAGGAAAGCTTGCTCAGGCTGTCATGTATGGGGCAGAAATCTATTCCTTGGACGGAAATTTTGATGAAGCCTTGCAGATGGTCAAACAATTATCAGAAGAACTTCCTATCACGCTCGTAAACTCGCTTAATCCATACAGAATTGAAGGACAAAAGACGGCGGCATTTGAAGTGTGCGACCAACTCGGAAAAGCACCAGATGTCCTCGCTCTGCCTGTCGGAAATGCAGGGAACATCACAGCATATTGGCGCGGGTTTCAAGAATACCATCAAGACCGCGGAACGGGATTGCCCGAAATGCGTGGTTTTGAAGCGGAAGGAGCCGCTGCAATCGTACAGAACAGAATCATTCCTAACCCGGAAACAATCGCGACAGCCATTCGGATCGGAAACCCTGCTAGCTGGGAACATGCGGTCCGCGCGGCAGAGGATTCCAAAGGGAAAATTGATTTTGTCACAGATGAGGAAATGCTGTATGCCTATAAACTACTTGCTCAAACAGAAGGAGTGTTTGCAGAACCTGCATCCAGCGCATCTGTTGCCGGCGTTATCAAGCAACTGAATTCAGGCGACTTGGCAAAAGGTAAACAAGTGGTTGCAGTCCTAACAGGCAACGGCTTGAAAGATCCAGTGACTGCTACTACTAATGCAAATGTAAACGTACAAAAGATCCCAAATGACTATTCACTGCTCTTAAAATCTTTTGAAGGAGTAACAGTATGA
- a CDS encoding TIGR01457 family HAD-type hydrolase, with protein sequence MKKYQGYLIDLDGTMYRGKEKIEEASHFVKALYDKKIPYLFVTNNSSRTPQQVAQKLRDFGIPTLDEQVFTTSNATANYIYDYKPEAKIYVIGEEGIRTALLEKGFELVEEGADVVVSGIDRSISYEKLALGAINIRNGARFISTNGDIAIPTERGLLPGNGSLTSVLTVSTETQPTFIGKPEKVIMEQALKVLGVPREETLMVGDNYHTDIKAGMNAGMDTLLVHTGVTTKAHLETYEEQPTYTVDSLEEWIEKI encoded by the coding sequence ATGAAAAAGTACCAAGGTTATTTAATTGATTTGGATGGAACGATGTACCGAGGAAAAGAAAAGATTGAAGAGGCAAGCCATTTTGTAAAAGCACTTTATGATAAAAAGATACCGTACCTTTTTGTAACGAATAATTCCTCCAGAACTCCCCAGCAGGTTGCGCAAAAATTAAGGGACTTTGGAATACCAACGTTGGATGAACAAGTTTTTACAACAAGTAACGCCACGGCCAATTATATTTATGATTATAAGCCTGAGGCGAAAATCTATGTGATTGGAGAGGAAGGAATCAGAACGGCGTTACTGGAAAAGGGATTTGAATTGGTGGAAGAGGGAGCAGATGTCGTAGTAAGCGGAATTGACCGCTCGATTAGTTATGAGAAATTGGCACTTGGAGCGATTAATATTCGTAATGGTGCGCGCTTCATTTCCACTAACGGTGACATTGCCATTCCGACTGAAAGAGGACTTCTTCCTGGTAACGGATCATTAACTTCCGTACTGACGGTTTCAACGGAAACACAGCCAACGTTCATCGGTAAGCCTGAAAAGGTAATCATGGAGCAAGCACTGAAAGTATTAGGTGTACCTCGTGAAGAAACGCTGATGGTGGGGGATAACTACCATACAGATATTAAGGCGGGAATGAATGCCGGCATGGATACGTTGCTTGTGCATACAGGTGTGACGACAAAGGCTCATTTAGAAACATATGAGGAGCAGCCGACTTATACGGTGGATTCATTGGAAGAGTGGATTGAAAAAATTTAA
- a CDS encoding EAL domain-containing protein produces MKKGYQVAVISFYFPDLENIISKIGRRKYIACREVIKAQLRKVIGQTFTEEEIVCLHEQYSDGISLLLRVDARFHSTTELEDKLTSVKTVIEGRKYKQLDNQHLCVQSGYVFLESGKYTLSECMLKAHVQAMAMAEKQDKLQYQQLKFQINQIIAFKDITLLAQPIMDVSKGGIKAWELLTRGPKGSLMENPLQLFSIAKQTNQLFMLELLILEKAFQLIYQCKMKEAIFINFTPTTLNEVELIEKMLVLLKKYPEIIPQNIAIEVTEQDSIDGLKNFERNIIALRELGFQIAVDDTGAGYASFHTINRIMPDIIKIDRSVIQDIDKNTVKEKMLQGLLLIANETGSLVVAEGIERPEEVQILSKHKVDMAQGYFYARPKLLQPIT; encoded by the coding sequence TTGAAAAAAGGATATCAGGTTGCGGTGATTTCCTTTTATTTTCCGGATTTGGAGAATATCATCTCAAAAATAGGCAGACGTAAGTATATAGCATGTCGAGAAGTGATAAAGGCCCAGCTTAGAAAAGTCATTGGACAGACGTTCACAGAAGAAGAAATTGTATGCTTACATGAACAATACAGTGATGGGATTTCCTTGTTGTTAAGGGTGGATGCAAGGTTCCACAGTACCACAGAACTTGAGGACAAGCTTACTAGCGTAAAGACTGTAATAGAAGGCCGGAAGTATAAACAACTGGATAACCAGCATTTGTGCGTACAATCTGGTTATGTTTTCTTAGAGTCAGGGAAATATACGTTATCTGAATGCATGCTTAAAGCTCATGTACAAGCGATGGCCATGGCAGAAAAACAGGACAAATTACAGTACCAGCAATTAAAATTTCAAATAAATCAAATCATAGCTTTTAAAGATATCACTCTTTTGGCTCAGCCGATTATGGATGTATCTAAAGGCGGAATCAAGGCGTGGGAATTACTGACTCGCGGCCCTAAAGGATCATTAATGGAAAATCCACTGCAGTTATTTTCCATCGCCAAACAGACCAACCAGTTATTTATGTTGGAATTACTCATATTGGAAAAGGCTTTTCAACTTATCTATCAATGTAAAATGAAGGAAGCGATTTTTATCAATTTTACTCCTACGACTTTAAACGAGGTAGAGTTGATTGAGAAGATGCTGGTCCTATTGAAAAAGTATCCGGAGATTATTCCGCAGAATATCGCTATTGAGGTGACAGAGCAAGATTCTATCGATGGATTGAAGAATTTTGAACGGAACATTATCGCGCTCAGGGAACTGGGATTTCAAATCGCCGTCGATGATACCGGTGCCGGTTATGCGAGTTTTCATACCATCAATAGAATTATGCCTGATATAATAAAAATTGATCGTTCTGTTATTCAAGATATAGATAAGAATACGGTCAAAGAAAAGATGCTGCAGGGACTTTTGTTAATAGCAAATGAAACAGGTTCGCTTGTGGTTGCAGAAGGAATTGAGCGTCCAGAAGAGGTTCAGATTCTTTCCAAACATAAAGTGGACATGGCGCAAGGTTATTTTTATGCTAGGCCTAAACTGCTGCAACCGATAACATAA
- the yutH gene encoding spore coat putative kinase YutH: MKQIIYDQYDLRVERKQRVRQFDAFWSNRVLYIMVPVAHLEAEEIDELQKISDYMIRTHKDIYVSSFVKNKNETYTTEIEGRQMALFRMPYDYSSRQLVVGKELAAFHTHARNYPAKVTAINRIGQWKSLWVKRVDQMESFFREKVRSNPVDVFDTQFVESFPYYLGLTENAIQYLVDTELDDSPMMNDAATLCHHRFTDLTWQQAQWMKLPTDWIFDHASRDLSEWIRVECRKGKDMNHAKIQAFLQDYERVSPLSSFSWRLLYARLTFPIHYFECVEDYYTSGPVADKKWHEDRMKTILQSSTHYEQLLGNFYDLAGVPAKSYGIPVLDWVKK; this comes from the coding sequence TTGAAGCAGATAATTTATGATCAATATGATTTAAGGGTGGAAAGGAAGCAAAGGGTACGACAGTTTGATGCTTTTTGGTCTAATCGCGTACTGTATATCATGGTACCTGTTGCTCACTTGGAAGCAGAGGAAATCGATGAGCTTCAAAAGATAAGTGACTATATGATACGCACGCATAAAGATATATATGTTAGTTCTTTTGTGAAAAATAAGAATGAAACGTATACAACGGAGATAGAAGGCCGTCAAATGGCTCTATTTCGGATGCCTTATGATTATAGTTCAAGACAATTAGTGGTTGGAAAAGAACTTGCCGCCTTCCATACACATGCTAGAAACTATCCTGCAAAAGTGACAGCCATAAATCGGATTGGCCAATGGAAAAGCTTATGGGTAAAAAGGGTTGACCAAATGGAGAGCTTTTTCAGGGAAAAGGTCAGAAGCAATCCTGTTGATGTTTTTGATACCCAGTTTGTCGAATCTTTTCCTTACTATTTAGGTTTGACCGAAAATGCCATTCAGTATCTTGTTGATACAGAGCTTGATGATAGCCCTATGATGAATGACGCTGCTACCCTCTGCCACCACCGCTTCACAGATCTCACATGGCAGCAGGCGCAGTGGATGAAGCTCCCTACAGATTGGATTTTTGATCATGCAAGCAGAGATCTTTCAGAATGGATACGGGTGGAATGCCGAAAAGGCAAAGACATGAACCATGCGAAAATCCAAGCTTTTTTACAAGACTATGAACGGGTATCGCCACTTTCAAGCTTTTCATGGCGACTCTTGTATGCGAGATTGACCTTCCCTATCCACTATTTTGAATGTGTAGAAGATTACTATACGAGCGGGCCTGTTGCCGATAAAAAATGGCATGAAGACCGGATGAAAACAATTCTGCAATCCTCCACTCACTATGAGCAGCTTCTTGGGAATTTTTATGACCTTGCAGGTGTACCTGCGAAAAGTTATGGAATCCCCGTATTGGATTGGGTGAAAAAATAA
- a CDS encoding YuzD family protein → MKKKVEICVYGAEVLCPSCVNLPSSKETYEWLEAAVARKYPNQEFAISYIDIFKTEECDREKKDFAARVVEEDMFYPVVVIEGEIVGEGNPKLKTIYSAMEKYGYAAL, encoded by the coding sequence ATGAAGAAAAAGGTAGAAATTTGTGTATATGGTGCAGAGGTGCTATGCCCTAGCTGTGTAAACCTTCCGTCGTCAAAAGAAACATACGAATGGTTAGAGGCAGCGGTAGCAAGAAAATATCCCAATCAGGAATTCGCCATCTCTTATATAGATATTTTCAAAACAGAAGAGTGTGACCGGGAGAAGAAAGATTTTGCTGCCAGAGTAGTAGAGGAAGATATGTTTTATCCGGTTGTGGTCATTGAAGGGGAGATTGTGGGAGAAGGCAATCCGAAATTGAAAACTATTTATTCCGCCATGGAAAAGTATGGATACGCCGCATTATAA
- a CDS encoding cytosolic protein, translating to MFIDEKDKEEGQYTDFSNVETQQDYLIPETLPEGPYGSPRGKDTPVENKSTPWREGQRYYSAFNYENKNLHQDIPRQHPGAHPTHDDKTMNEEPPYGNEKD from the coding sequence ATGTTTATTGACGAAAAGGATAAAGAGGAAGGGCAGTATACCGACTTCTCCAATGTAGAAACGCAGCAAGATTATTTAATACCTGAAACATTACCCGAAGGTCCTTATGGCTCTCCCCGCGGCAAAGACACACCCGTGGAGAACAAAAGTACTCCATGGCGTGAAGGTCAGCGTTATTATAGTGCCTTTAATTATGAAAATAAAAACCTTCATCAGGATATCCCAAGACAGCATCCTGGTGCCCATCCGACCCATGATGACAAGACTATGAACGAAGAGCCTCCATATGGGAATGAGAAAGACTAA
- the thrB gene encoding homoserine kinase codes for MNEYRDGFVIKVPGSSANLGPGFDSIGMAVNKYVTLFVNHADEWKFTSVPPLSIKKEENILYTVCQELQKLWNVKAPPAHVLTMSDIPLARGLGSSAAAIVGAIEIMNVLCEKNLSPDEKLQLAARFEGHADNVAASLYGGLVVSTYQNKKWEYVKLPVEELEMVAVIPEFEAKTKESRGLLPDRLSFGDAVTGSSHANVMIGAFLLKKWDLVGKMMESDIFHEPYRQKLFPDFVELKECAGKAGAFGVTISGAGPTVICFCEKGKGRNVVNTLSSEFPQHKVELLQVSKAGSEVHSNHLCKVSSI; via the coding sequence ATGAATGAGTACAGAGATGGATTCGTTATAAAAGTACCAGGCAGCTCTGCCAATCTCGGACCAGGATTTGACTCCATCGGAATGGCGGTAAACAAATACGTCACCCTTTTTGTCAATCATGCAGACGAATGGAAATTTACAAGTGTCCCGCCTCTCTCTATAAAAAAGGAGGAAAACATCCTTTACACCGTCTGTCAGGAATTGCAGAAATTATGGAATGTAAAAGCTCCTCCAGCACATGTTCTGACCATGAGTGATATTCCGCTTGCAAGAGGCCTTGGGAGCAGTGCAGCCGCTATTGTCGGAGCAATTGAAATCATGAATGTACTATGTGAAAAAAATCTTAGCCCTGATGAAAAACTGCAACTTGCAGCAAGATTTGAGGGGCATGCTGACAACGTCGCGGCCTCCCTATATGGAGGGCTTGTCGTCTCTACCTATCAAAATAAAAAATGGGAGTATGTCAAACTTCCGGTGGAAGAGCTGGAAATGGTGGCAGTCATTCCGGAATTTGAAGCAAAAACGAAGGAATCAAGAGGTTTATTGCCAGACAGACTTTCATTTGGTGACGCGGTAACAGGTAGTAGCCATGCAAATGTCATGATCGGAGCATTTTTGCTGAAAAAATGGGATCTCGTCGGCAAAATGATGGAAAGTGATATTTTCCACGAGCCATATCGCCAAAAATTGTTTCCGGATTTTGTGGAATTAAAAGAGTGTGCAGGGAAAGCGGGAGCTTTTGGTGTAACAATCAGCGGGGCCGGCCCGACTGTCATCTGTTTTTGTGAAAAAGGAAAAGGTAGAAATGTCGTAAACACGCTTTCTTCGGAGTTTCCACAACATAAAGTGGAGCTTTTGCAAGTAAGTAAAGCAGGCAGCGAGGTGCATTCTAATCATTTATGCAAAGTGTCATCGATATAA